The region CAGGCATGTCATTGCGAGGCCCTTAGACCGAAGCAATCCAGCGGAGAGTTCGGAGCGCATAGCTGGATTGCTTCAGGTCGTTCGCAATGACGGCATGGCTGAATTATCGACCTCACTCCTCCGCCTTCAGCCGGCCCAGACACTCTTCGCGGATGGAGGCCAGTTCCTCCAGCGTGGAATCGATATCGTCGCGCTTCCGCTGCAGGTCCTCGATCGCCTGCTCGACCTTGTTCAGCAGATGCCGGACCTGCCGGATCTGCTCCGGGTCCTCGTCGTAGAGATCGAGATATTCGGCGATCTCCTGCAGCGAGAAACCCAGCCGTTTGCCGCGCAAGATGAGCTTGAGCCGCGCCCGGTCCCGGCGGTCATAGACGCGGTTCACACCCACGCGCCGCGGCTTCAAGAGTCCCTTGGTCTCATAAAAGCGCACCGCCCGCTGGCTGATCCCCAGTTCTTCGGCCAGTTCGCCAATGCCGTACAGTTCCTGGTTTGACTCGTCCGAAGCGGCGCCAAGCTCGGCGCCTGTTTCGGAAAATTGTGGGTGTTTCGCCATGGCTGCGGGTTCTTGTTTTGAGTTGGGACGCTCATCATGCGTCCTTTGTGCGCCGGGAGTATGGACAGGATCAAATTCGCCGAAAACCCATCCCTTGCAACGCTGGTGTCACTTTCATAACACAATCGCCGCGATGATGGATGAAGGACGGGGCGAAGAACAAGGCCAGCCGGCGGCAACTTCGCGTCCGCCTTCCACAAAGTGGAGGACGCGCGGTTGAAAGGCACGATCGATACCATCCTGCGCTGGACTTAGGCTTCGTTTCCGATTAAGGGAAACCAG is a window of Dichotomicrobium thermohalophilum DNA encoding:
- a CDS encoding MerR family transcriptional regulator, whose product is MAKHPQFSETGAELGAASDESNQELYGIGELAEELGISQRAVRFYETKGLLKPRRVGVNRVYDRRDRARLKLILRGKRLGFSLQEIAEYLDLYDEDPEQIRQVRHLLNKVEQAIEDLQRKRDDIDSTLEELASIREECLGRLKAEE